A single region of the Rhodococcus sp. W8901 genome encodes:
- a CDS encoding esterase/lipase family protein encodes MLATGAAAVTAAVVTVSGAQAAPAPDVDGSAPTFVVPVDPGPIQTRHAEALRYAEEHPGSAPLGANDFRCRPGSDHPNPVVLVHGSDSDSYSDWAALSPMLVERGFCVFSLNYGSDGKPGKYARADIARSAREVGEFVEQVREATGAVEVDLVGYSQGATVARYFVNRLDGAAAVNRWVGVASPTYGGIMFGLVPLLRMLPYPDRIAEFLTSEAISQQMQGSSFLAALNAGGDTVPGVEYTTIGSRYDEMIQPHTNIALRDPGAVNLSVQDLCPENRGGHFNMVYDPFALGLVLQSLDPTLPAAACAPVPLGAGIVDMIVESNS; translated from the coding sequence GTGCTCGCCACCGGCGCGGCGGCGGTGACGGCCGCGGTCGTCACGGTCTCGGGGGCCCAGGCGGCCCCGGCGCCGGACGTCGACGGTTCGGCGCCCACCTTCGTGGTGCCGGTGGATCCGGGGCCGATCCAGACCCGGCACGCGGAGGCGCTGCGGTACGCGGAGGAACATCCGGGCTCGGCTCCACTGGGCGCGAACGATTTTCGCTGCCGTCCGGGAAGCGATCACCCCAATCCGGTGGTCCTCGTCCACGGCAGCGACTCGGACTCGTACTCCGACTGGGCGGCCTTGTCGCCGATGCTCGTCGAACGAGGATTCTGCGTGTTCAGCCTCAACTACGGTTCGGACGGCAAACCGGGGAAGTACGCCCGTGCCGACATCGCCCGCAGCGCGCGTGAGGTGGGGGAGTTCGTGGAGCAGGTCCGCGAGGCCACCGGAGCGGTGGAGGTCGATCTGGTCGGCTACTCGCAGGGCGCCACTGTGGCACGGTACTTCGTCAATCGCCTCGACGGCGCCGCCGCGGTCAATCGTTGGGTAGGGGTGGCTTCACCCACCTACGGCGGCATCATGTTCGGACTCGTGCCGCTGTTGCGAATGCTGCCGTACCCCGACCGGATCGCCGAGTTTCTCACCTCCGAGGCGATCAGCCAACAGATGCAGGGATCGTCGTTCCTGGCCGCGCTCAACGCCGGCGGCGACACCGTGCCGGGCGTGGAGTACACGACCATCGGGTCGCGCTACGACGAGATGATCCAGCCCCACACGAATATCGCCCTTCGCGACCCGGGGGCGGTGAATCTGTCGGTCCAGGACCTGTGTCCGGAGAACCGGGGCGGGCACTTCAATATGGTCTACGACCCATTCGCGCTCGGTCTCGTTCTGCAGAGCCTCGACCCGACGCTTCCTGCGGCCGCGTGTGCGCCGGTGCCCCTCGGTGCCGGAATTGTCGATATGATCGTCGAAAGCAATTCGTGA
- a CDS encoding ANTAR domain-containing protein gives MERFTKLQAASSETDRVLAGLVDLVSDLLALAGGGVVADLDGLPTSATSRGVPLDRLTQLVSDGPGVDAIARGRVLHIAAVDDHRESWPLFVAEARRSGVAALALFPLVHDGRALGVLVLISDRPRCWLEDEISMVGVLADMASVYLAQRSAVRHFEQLSGQLERALTSRVVVEQAKGIISNANGIGVDAAYQLIRSHARSHNATVRTVAEAIVTLELRV, from the coding sequence GTGGAGAGATTCACGAAGCTGCAGGCGGCGTCATCCGAAACCGACCGTGTGCTGGCGGGTCTGGTCGATCTGGTTTCGGATCTGCTCGCCCTCGCCGGCGGCGGAGTCGTGGCCGATCTCGACGGGCTGCCGACTTCGGCGACCAGCAGGGGCGTTCCCCTCGACCGTCTGACTCAGTTGGTGTCGGACGGTCCGGGTGTAGATGCCATCGCCCGCGGGAGAGTTCTGCACATCGCGGCAGTCGATGATCACCGGGAGTCTTGGCCGCTGTTCGTCGCGGAGGCTCGACGATCGGGTGTGGCGGCGTTGGCGCTGTTCCCGCTCGTACACGACGGGCGCGCACTCGGTGTGCTCGTCCTGATTTCGGATCGGCCGCGGTGTTGGCTCGAGGACGAGATCTCCATGGTCGGCGTGCTGGCCGACATGGCGTCCGTCTACCTGGCCCAGAGGTCGGCGGTACGTCACTTCGAGCAGCTGTCCGGACAACTCGAACGGGCGCTGACGAGCCGCGTCGTCGTGGAGCAGGCCAAGGGGATCATCTCGAACGCCAACGGTATCGGCGTCGATGCCGCCTACCAGCTCATCCGGAGTCACGCCCGCTCGCACAATGCCACCGTGCGCACCGTCGCGGAAGCGATCGTGACTCTCGAGCTGCGCGTGTAA
- a CDS encoding MspA family porin, with protein sequence MNSVSIHARPRRSAAWSAAALLPLAAALALVTSGAAEASERTAPTPAGTLTVTLANDVVEPVPGLTQMPTSREGLVSISAVATATGAGSQDITSGNLDVGYQVGCAVDVSGGVQLAIEMLAGPAITFLPTPGLGMNFGVGPSILINPKLGTSQDVPLGKQVSYGPESGVSLDAARVKIDGCLGDVTIRPYAVYTVTTDRGSHSVATYGTSRIL encoded by the coding sequence ATGAACTCGGTGTCAATCCACGCTCGTCCTCGTCGGTCCGCCGCCTGGTCGGCAGCCGCACTCCTCCCCCTGGCGGCCGCGTTGGCCCTCGTCACGTCGGGTGCCGCGGAGGCAAGCGAACGAACGGCGCCCACCCCGGCCGGCACGTTGACCGTGACGCTGGCGAACGATGTCGTCGAACCGGTTCCGGGTCTCACACAGATGCCGACCTCGAGGGAGGGCCTCGTCTCGATCTCGGCCGTCGCCACCGCAACGGGTGCCGGTTCCCAGGACATCACAAGCGGCAACCTCGACGTCGGCTACCAGGTCGGCTGCGCGGTCGATGTGTCCGGTGGCGTGCAGCTCGCGATCGAGATGCTGGCCGGCCCGGCGATCACGTTCCTTCCCACGCCCGGATTGGGCATGAACTTCGGTGTCGGACCATCGATCCTGATCAACCCCAAGCTCGGTACCTCTCAGGACGTTCCACTCGGCAAGCAGGTGTCGTACGGGCCGGAGTCCGGCGTGTCGCTCGATGCGGCACGCGTGAAGATCGACGGATGCCTCGGTGACGTCACGATTCGGCCGTACGCCGTCTACACCGTGACCACTGATCGGGGAAGCCACTCGGTCGCGACGTACGGGACCTCGCGCATCCTGTGA
- a CDS encoding glycosyltransferase family 2 protein → MSTLVLIMLLAFGINTLFWTSVGVGRALTFRWTRRRGRRAVDRPGPPPLTPDDVAVLVAAHNEELVIAETIDSAGSLVPVANVFVISDGSSDRTADIGRAAGAQVLELNPNRGKAGALAAGIEHFGLCERFEVVMLLDADTHLAPDYLTTGLAQLAEPGVVAVAGRATTIATPHPPNWLGRFLVAYRERVYIAVQYLLKYGQAARWADAVTIVPGFASMYRTSALEHIDVSAPGLVIEDFNMTFEVHAKRLGRIAFHPRAAIAYTQDPDSFRDYVKQIRRWTLGFWQALRRHRLHAGRFWVALAAYVAELVTSSILFVLLVPLLALSVTAQVVGNLGIGTWQLAQVLQPQTLLLGVLVPDFVLTVFAAVISRRPHYLLYALAFPLMRVVDAAVCLRTLPLAWGSRDSGVWRSPARRSRSEPPADDVAATTTTQTTPPRLHVVGDHQHEQQFRGEIA, encoded by the coding sequence ATGTCGACACTCGTCTTGATCATGCTGCTCGCGTTCGGGATCAACACTCTCTTCTGGACGTCTGTCGGGGTGGGACGGGCGCTGACGTTCCGGTGGACCCGCCGGCGCGGAAGACGGGCCGTCGACCGGCCCGGGCCGCCGCCGCTGACTCCCGACGACGTCGCGGTTCTGGTCGCGGCCCACAACGAAGAGCTGGTGATAGCCGAGACGATCGACTCCGCAGGCTCGCTGGTCCCCGTAGCCAACGTCTTCGTCATCTCCGACGGATCGTCCGATCGCACTGCCGACATCGGCCGTGCGGCGGGAGCCCAGGTCCTCGAGCTGAACCCGAACCGGGGCAAGGCCGGAGCGCTCGCCGCTGGAATCGAACACTTCGGCCTGTGCGAACGATTCGAGGTGGTGATGCTCCTCGACGCGGACACCCACCTGGCGCCGGACTACCTCACCACCGGACTCGCCCAGCTCGCAGAGCCTGGAGTGGTCGCCGTCGCGGGCCGGGCCACCACGATCGCCACGCCGCACCCGCCGAACTGGCTGGGTCGATTCCTGGTGGCATACCGCGAGCGGGTGTACATCGCGGTGCAGTACCTGCTCAAGTACGGTCAGGCCGCACGCTGGGCCGATGCCGTGACAATCGTGCCCGGCTTCGCCAGCATGTACCGCACGTCGGCACTGGAACACATCGATGTGAGCGCTCCCGGACTAGTCATCGAGGACTTCAACATGACCTTCGAGGTCCACGCAAAGCGTCTGGGCCGCATCGCCTTCCATCCCCGCGCCGCAATTGCCTACACGCAGGATCCCGACAGTTTCCGCGACTACGTCAAGCAGATCCGGCGCTGGACCCTCGGGTTCTGGCAGGCGCTGCGTCGCCATCGGCTCCACGCCGGCCGATTCTGGGTGGCACTGGCGGCATACGTCGCCGAATTGGTCACCAGCAGCATCCTGTTCGTGCTCCTCGTACCACTACTGGCTCTCTCGGTCACCGCACAAGTCGTCGGGAACCTCGGGATCGGAACCTGGCAACTGGCGCAGGTGCTGCAACCCCAGACGCTACTCCTCGGCGTACTGGTTCCCGACTTCGTGCTGACTGTGTTTGCCGCCGTAATCAGCCGCCGTCCCCACTACCTGCTGTACGCCCTCGCCTTCCCTCTCATGCGTGTCGTCGATGCCGCGGTCTGCTTGAGGACACTGCCGCTTGCGTGGGGCAGTCGAGACTCCGGGGTGTGGCGTAGTCCCGCAAGGCGTTCACGATCTGAGCCACCCGCCGACGACGTAGCGGCGACCACGACGACACAGACCACACCACCGCGACTGCACGTGGTCGGAGACCACCAACACGAGCAGCAGTTCCGAGGCGAGATCGCCTGA
- a CDS encoding polysaccharide deacetylase family protein → MLGLVSALALLLAPTLISVGAGAPAGAAGAPTVVSLTFDDGNANATVAAQTLQANGLRGTFFVPSGYIDQPGYMTQADLHGIEAGGHEIGGHSVTHPDLASMSRDEATRQICNDRVNLTGWGFDVTSFAYPFASASAETEAIARQCGYNSARGLGDIETRFGCQGCDRAEAIPPQNPFYTQAPDQVDSTWTLADLQNVVTNAENNGGGWIQLTFHHVCAGNCDPGGLSVSPELLDQFAGWLAARSTANTTVKTVREVIGGAVAPTAPGPVVPAAAPGVNGAPNPGLETVGANGLPTCWMAGGYGVNSPTFATVPEAHGGSIAERLSMTGYVDGDAKLLPALDLGECSPGAVPGHTYALSAWYKSTAPTQFAVYYRTAVGTWAYWTSSPWFETAAEYTEATWTTPAVPAGATGISFGLNLFGDGQLQTDDYSLTDTAVQPSTGSWTLGGGSGAAAPGDVAAPERGIRTSPDTDRIDRRGPIEPRLHYVPGPDELKPGQTFLPDTGPLGD, encoded by the coding sequence ATGCTGGGGCTGGTCAGCGCCCTGGCCCTCCTCCTCGCCCCGACCCTGATCTCGGTCGGCGCCGGCGCGCCCGCCGGCGCCGCCGGAGCACCCACAGTGGTGAGCCTGACGTTCGACGACGGCAATGCGAATGCGACCGTGGCCGCCCAGACACTGCAGGCCAACGGACTGCGCGGGACGTTCTTCGTCCCGTCGGGCTACATCGATCAGCCGGGCTACATGACGCAGGCCGATCTCCACGGGATCGAAGCCGGAGGCCACGAGATCGGCGGTCATTCCGTCACGCACCCGGACCTCGCCTCGATGTCACGGGACGAGGCAACAAGACAGATCTGCAACGACCGCGTGAACCTCACCGGCTGGGGTTTCGACGTCACCTCGTTCGCGTACCCGTTTGCGTCGGCGTCCGCCGAGACCGAGGCAATCGCGCGGCAGTGCGGATACAACAGTGCACGCGGGCTCGGGGATATCGAGACTCGATTCGGATGCCAGGGATGCGACCGCGCCGAAGCTATTCCGCCCCAGAACCCGTTCTACACGCAGGCGCCGGACCAGGTGGACAGCACCTGGACCCTCGCGGACCTGCAGAATGTCGTCACCAACGCGGAGAACAACGGCGGCGGGTGGATCCAGTTGACCTTCCACCATGTATGCGCCGGCAACTGCGATCCGGGCGGCCTGTCGGTCTCACCGGAACTACTCGATCAGTTCGCTGGTTGGCTCGCTGCACGGTCGACCGCCAACACGACGGTCAAGACCGTGCGTGAGGTGATCGGCGGCGCGGTCGCACCGACTGCACCCGGTCCCGTCGTGCCTGCCGCCGCCCCGGGCGTCAACGGAGCACCGAACCCCGGCCTCGAGACGGTCGGCGCCAACGGACTGCCCACCTGCTGGATGGCGGGCGGCTACGGCGTCAATTCACCGACGTTCGCCACGGTCCCCGAAGCACACGGCGGCAGCATTGCCGAGCGCTTGTCGATGACCGGCTACGTGGACGGCGATGCCAAACTGTTGCCCGCACTCGATCTCGGTGAATGCTCACCGGGAGCCGTTCCCGGCCACACCTATGCGCTGTCGGCCTGGTACAAGTCCACCGCCCCGACGCAGTTCGCGGTGTACTACCGGACCGCGGTCGGCACGTGGGCGTACTGGACGTCGAGCCCCTGGTTCGAGACCGCGGCCGAGTATACCGAGGCCACGTGGACCACGCCGGCGGTTCCTGCCGGCGCGACCGGAATCAGCTTCGGGCTCAACCTGTTCGGTGACGGCCAGCTGCAGACCGACGACTACTCGCTCACCGACACCGCGGTGCAGCCGTCCACGGGATCCTGGACGCTCGGCGGTGGCTCGGGCGCCGCAGCACCGGGCGATGTCGCGGCACCGGAACGCGGGATCAGGACGAGCCCCGACACCGACCGGATCGATCGGCGCGGGCCGATCGAGCCCCGGCTCCACTACGTACCGGGGCCGGATGAACTGAAGCCCGGTCAGACCTTCCTGCCGGACACAGGTCCGCTCGGGGACTAG
- the glmS gene encoding glutamine--fructose-6-phosphate transaminase (isomerizing) encodes MCGIIACRTNGPALDYLLPALKRLEYRGYDSVGVAVRTDDGDIARLRTIGRIGALEQQVTRWNGPELDGLGIGHTRWATHGGVDEANAHPHLDCTGRIAVVHNGIITNAEELERELRATGHQFASQVDSEVVTHLIEDCLTVSGDLLTAVQQTVDRLSGSWALAVLEQGTGRLVAAANRSPLLVARARGCAFATSDSAAIADWVDEFRTLDDGDVVELGDVFTWSHHGLRCSPPPLRRQAWDRTDISLGRHTDFMSKEIAEQPEVAARLLAQIGGGVADGSLWSGLGLPHFDRLRVVACGTSLHAGQVIGNCVRGAGAIPFTATVASEMLREHSDPNTLTLAISQSGETADVLRALDLHAPGDGPLLALTNSTHSTLARRADAVLSCSAGPEIGVAATKTFVCQVISGVALMMSAMVATERLAPDIASRLMRSLNGIPARLAAATEAAQQLIPPIVDELTTSTGFVFLGRGAGVPYAAEGALKLKELTYRWAEHHPAGELKHGPLAVIESGTPVVVVDHGDPRIAANIAEVRARGGRIITIGIEGSTVPVLHPGPAPCGPLESVVPMQVLARELALALGRDVDKPRNLAKSVTVE; translated from the coding sequence ATGTGCGGAATTATCGCTTGCCGGACCAATGGTCCCGCCCTCGACTACCTACTACCGGCACTGAAGCGGCTCGAATACCGCGGCTACGACTCGGTGGGTGTCGCCGTCCGCACCGACGACGGCGATATCGCCCGCCTACGGACGATCGGGCGTATCGGCGCTCTCGAGCAGCAAGTGACGCGATGGAACGGACCCGAGCTCGACGGACTCGGGATCGGGCACACGCGCTGGGCCACCCACGGCGGCGTCGACGAGGCCAACGCGCACCCACACCTGGACTGCACCGGTCGAATCGCAGTGGTGCACAACGGGATCATCACCAATGCCGAGGAGCTGGAGCGGGAACTCCGCGCGACCGGACATCAGTTCGCATCCCAAGTGGACAGCGAGGTGGTGACCCACCTCATCGAGGACTGTCTCACGGTCTCGGGCGACCTGTTGACAGCCGTCCAGCAGACGGTGGACCGGCTCTCCGGTTCGTGGGCGCTCGCGGTCCTCGAGCAGGGCACCGGCCGCCTCGTCGCCGCCGCGAACCGATCGCCCCTGCTGGTCGCTCGCGCCAGAGGTTGTGCCTTCGCCACGAGCGACTCGGCCGCGATCGCGGACTGGGTCGACGAGTTCCGCACTCTCGACGACGGGGACGTCGTCGAACTCGGTGACGTCTTCACCTGGAGCCACCACGGACTGCGGTGCTCACCGCCGCCGCTCAGGCGGCAGGCGTGGGACCGCACGGACATCAGTCTCGGCCGGCACACCGACTTCATGAGCAAGGAGATCGCCGAGCAGCCGGAGGTCGCCGCGCGCCTGCTCGCACAGATCGGCGGCGGCGTCGCCGACGGATCGCTGTGGTCCGGGCTCGGCCTCCCCCACTTCGACCGACTGCGCGTCGTCGCGTGCGGCACCTCGCTGCACGCCGGCCAGGTGATCGGCAACTGCGTGCGCGGGGCCGGCGCGATACCGTTCACCGCAACGGTCGCCAGCGAAATGCTGCGAGAGCACTCGGACCCGAACACGCTCACGCTCGCGATCAGCCAGTCCGGCGAAACCGCTGACGTCCTGCGCGCGCTGGACCTCCACGCCCCCGGCGACGGACCGCTGCTCGCGTTGACCAATTCCACACATTCGACGCTCGCCCGTCGCGCAGACGCGGTCCTGTCCTGTTCCGCCGGTCCCGAGATCGGCGTGGCGGCCACGAAGACTTTCGTATGCCAGGTCATATCGGGAGTCGCGCTCATGATGTCCGCAATGGTGGCGACCGAACGACTCGCTCCGGACATCGCCTCTCGATTGATGCGGTCTCTCAACGGCATCCCCGCGCGACTTGCGGCCGCGACCGAGGCGGCGCAGCAGCTGATCCCGCCGATCGTGGACGAACTGACCACATCGACCGGATTCGTTTTCCTCGGGCGCGGAGCCGGTGTGCCCTACGCCGCCGAGGGCGCGCTGAAGCTCAAGGAACTCACCTACCGCTGGGCGGAACACCATCCGGCCGGCGAACTCAAGCACGGGCCGCTGGCCGTGATCGAGTCGGGGACCCCGGTCGTCGTCGTCGACCACGGTGACCCGCGCATCGCCGCGAACATCGCCGAGGTCCGGGCGCGCGGCGGGCGAATCATCACCATCGGCATCGAGGGAAGCACGGTTCCGGTGCTGCACCCTGGACCGGCACCGTGCGGTCCGCTCGAATCAGTCGTTCCGATGCAGGTGCTGGCGCGCGAGCTCGCCCTCGCGCTCGGCCGGGACGTCGACAAGCCCCGCAATCTCGCCAAGTCAGTGACCGTCGAATGA
- a CDS encoding glycosyl hydrolase family 18 protein, which translates to MTVALAATAALSQLHADARVVDLPQLPLVIGAIPYWDRSAALTSMRTYARYIDVASPWSYSVSADGTPTVAEGTRPDADSELGTHSGDSSIRTIPTITNTTDGRWDRETIAKVLLDPALRRAHVEALTGLVEEYGFDGVQIDYENLSAADRDSFSTFVRELGDALHRIDRVLYVAVHAKPNDTGYGPHNEAQDYAAIAAGADRVIVMAYDRHWATSTAGPIAPYDWVEEVIRYAVTRIPREKLVLGVGLYGYDWVGSAATPLTWAEVMSVAEVHRSPMHWDETSLSTHFTYVVDGITHEVWFENARSVEAKSALAQRHDLAGIALWRLGGEDPSIWRLGP; encoded by the coding sequence ATGACCGTCGCACTGGCCGCGACGGCCGCGCTCTCGCAACTCCATGCGGACGCGCGGGTGGTCGATCTACCCCAGTTACCGCTGGTGATCGGGGCGATTCCGTACTGGGACCGAAGCGCCGCGCTGACCTCGATGCGCACGTACGCCCGCTACATCGACGTCGCCTCTCCCTGGTCGTACTCGGTGTCCGCGGACGGCACGCCGACGGTGGCCGAGGGTACGAGGCCGGACGCCGATTCCGAGCTTGGCACGCATTCGGGCGACAGCAGTATTCGGACGATTCCCACGATCACGAACACGACCGACGGTCGATGGGACCGCGAGACCATAGCGAAGGTCCTGCTCGATCCGGCATTGCGCCGCGCCCATGTCGAGGCACTCACCGGCCTCGTCGAAGAGTACGGCTTCGACGGCGTCCAGATCGACTACGAGAACCTGTCGGCCGCCGATCGTGACAGCTTCTCCACCTTCGTCCGCGAATTGGGCGACGCGCTGCACCGGATCGACCGGGTGCTCTACGTCGCAGTTCACGCCAAGCCGAACGATACGGGCTACGGACCGCACAACGAGGCCCAGGACTACGCCGCGATCGCCGCGGGCGCCGACAGAGTGATCGTGATGGCGTACGACCGGCACTGGGCGACGAGCACAGCGGGGCCCATCGCCCCGTACGACTGGGTCGAGGAGGTGATCCGCTATGCCGTCACCAGGATTCCGCGGGAGAAGCTCGTTCTCGGAGTCGGGCTCTACGGCTACGACTGGGTCGGCTCGGCGGCAACACCGCTCACGTGGGCCGAGGTGATGTCGGTCGCGGAGGTGCACCGGTCGCCGATGCATTGGGACGAGACCAGCCTGTCCACCCACTTCACCTATGTCGTGGACGGGATCACCCACGAGGTGTGGTTCGAGAACGCTCGCAGTGTCGAGGCCAAATCCGCACTCGCGCAGCGTCACGATCTCGCCGGCATCGCGTTGTGGCGTCTCGGCGGGGAGGACCCGTCGATCTGGCGGCTCGGCCCGTGA
- a CDS encoding dTDP-glucose 4,6-dehydratase: MRTTVTGGAGFIGSHLVEYLLRQGDEVVVLDDLSTGRLANLESVSGADGFRFIEGSILDRDAVDSAIGGADRVFHLAAAVGVRLIVDRPLESLRTNIHGTETVLDACLDAGSVLLLASTSEIYGKNTADALSEDADRILGSPLTARWTYAAAKGIDEAFAHAYWREFGLRVATVRLFNTVGPRQTGRYGMVVPTLVGQALRGDPLTVFGDGRQTRCFSFVEDVVPAIVAIAGEPAAYGRAFNLGGAQEISIIELAERVVEVLGSDSSISLVPYEQAYAAGYEDMRRRVPDNRAARELVGFEPVTAVDEIIARVAAALPDTGTAGRAVGARR; encoded by the coding sequence ATGAGAACCACAGTGACCGGAGGGGCAGGCTTCATCGGCAGTCACCTGGTCGAATACCTACTGCGGCAGGGCGACGAGGTCGTGGTGCTCGACGACCTCTCGACCGGCAGACTTGCCAACCTCGAATCCGTATCGGGCGCCGACGGATTCCGCTTCATCGAAGGCTCGATCCTCGACCGCGACGCCGTCGACAGCGCGATCGGCGGCGCGGACCGGGTGTTCCATCTCGCGGCGGCCGTCGGCGTCCGGTTGATCGTCGACCGTCCGCTGGAGAGTTTGCGCACGAACATCCACGGCACCGAGACCGTCCTCGACGCGTGCCTCGACGCAGGATCGGTCCTGCTGCTCGCGTCGACCAGTGAGATCTACGGGAAGAACACCGCCGATGCACTGTCCGAGGATGCCGATCGCATCCTGGGCTCACCGCTCACCGCCCGATGGACGTACGCAGCGGCGAAGGGAATCGACGAGGCGTTCGCACACGCGTACTGGCGCGAGTTCGGACTACGAGTGGCGACAGTTCGATTGTTCAACACGGTCGGCCCGCGCCAAACCGGCCGATACGGGATGGTGGTCCCGACACTGGTCGGACAAGCCCTGCGAGGCGACCCACTCACGGTCTTCGGGGATGGCCGTCAGACGCGATGCTTCTCGTTCGTCGAGGACGTCGTACCGGCGATCGTCGCGATTGCCGGCGAGCCCGCAGCATACGGCCGAGCCTTCAACCTCGGTGGAGCGCAGGAGATCTCGATCATCGAGCTGGCCGAGCGGGTGGTCGAGGTACTCGGCTCCGACAGCTCGATTTCCCTGGTGCCGTACGAGCAGGCGTACGCAGCGGGATACGAGGACATGCGGCGCAGGGTTCCGGACAACCGGGCCGCCCGCGAGCTGGTGGGCTTCGAGCCTGTCACCGCCGTGGACGAGATCATCGCCCGCGTCGCCGCTGCACTGCCGGACACGGGCACGGCCGGACGAGCGGTGGGCGCGCGCCGATGA
- a CDS encoding nucleotide sugar dehydrogenase produces the protein MELLEGAASATRKGFAFDVAIIGLGYVGLPTSLAFHAAGCRVLGIDISENRLDIVRRQRADLVDADRRRLADALEDPGYATTGEIARLSDAATVIVCVPTPVDEHLTPELGILRRACKSVVEHAVPGQVLILTSTTYVGSTRDLLATELSAKGLRVGTDVFVAFSPERIDPGNERFPHEEVPRVVGGTTASCTEAATAVLHRCTKNVHGVESTDAAEMTKLVENTFRAVNIALANEFAEICRSLRLDVMDVINAAATKPYGFMPFFPGPGVGGHCIPCDPHYLLWQLRKKRLSTPLIEQAMTGIAARPHQVAERARQTLSEQGCGIVGARVLVVGVAYKPNVEDLRESPALEIIAALLEMGAAVAYHDPNFPILTLSDGTVLTDVADPGRFEADLVIVHTAHDVVDLDWLATAPAVLDTTYRLDRLPRRVAL, from the coding sequence ATGGAACTACTCGAAGGCGCTGCGTCCGCGACCCGAAAGGGGTTCGCGTTCGATGTGGCGATCATCGGACTGGGGTATGTCGGGCTTCCGACTTCACTGGCGTTCCACGCCGCCGGTTGCAGGGTACTCGGCATCGACATCAGCGAGAATCGGCTCGACATCGTCCGCCGACAACGCGCCGATCTCGTCGACGCGGACCGTCGTCGACTCGCGGACGCGCTGGAGGACCCGGGATACGCGACGACCGGCGAGATCGCGCGCCTTTCCGACGCCGCCACGGTGATCGTGTGTGTCCCGACCCCGGTCGACGAGCACCTCACCCCCGAGCTCGGCATCCTTCGCAGGGCATGCAAGTCCGTCGTCGAGCATGCCGTACCCGGCCAGGTCCTCATCCTCACCTCCACGACGTACGTGGGCAGCACACGCGATCTGCTCGCCACCGAGTTGAGCGCGAAGGGGTTGAGGGTCGGAACCGACGTGTTCGTCGCCTTCAGCCCGGAGCGGATCGACCCCGGAAACGAACGGTTCCCCCACGAGGAGGTTCCGCGCGTCGTCGGGGGCACAACGGCATCGTGCACCGAGGCCGCGACCGCGGTACTGCACCGCTGTACGAAGAATGTCCACGGCGTCGAATCGACCGACGCCGCCGAGATGACAAAGCTCGTGGAGAACACTTTCCGAGCCGTCAACATTGCGCTCGCGAACGAGTTCGCAGAGATCTGCCGATCGCTGCGTCTCGACGTGATGGACGTGATCAATGCCGCCGCGACCAAGCCCTACGGATTCATGCCCTTCTTCCCCGGGCCGGGAGTCGGTGGGCACTGCATCCCCTGCGACCCGCACTACCTGCTGTGGCAGTTGCGCAAGAAGCGGCTGAGCACGCCACTGATCGAACAGGCCATGACCGGCATCGCGGCCCGGCCTCACCAGGTCGCCGAACGCGCCCGGCAGACGCTCTCCGAGCAGGGCTGCGGGATCGTCGGTGCCCGAGTCCTCGTCGTCGGAGTCGCCTACAAGCCCAATGTCGAGGATCTGAGGGAATCGCCGGCACTGGAGATCATCGCCGCCCTCCTCGAGATGGGCGCCGCGGTGGCGTACCACGATCCGAACTTCCCCATCCTGACTCTGTCCGACGGCACGGTGCTCACCGATGTAGCGGACCCGGGACGGTTCGAGGCCGATCTCGTGATCGTGCACACCGCACACGACGTCGTCGATCTCGACTGGCTGGCCACGGCGCCGGCGGTCCTCGACACCACCTATCGACTGGATCGCCTCCCGCGCCGCGTCGCCCTGTAG